A single window of Gambusia affinis linkage group LG18, SWU_Gaff_1.0, whole genome shotgun sequence DNA harbors:
- the LOC122819889 gene encoding histone H1-like produces the protein MAEEAPAAAPAAAPAKAPAKAPKKKSAPRPKKDGPSLPKLIVAAVAESKERKGMSLAALKKVLAGKGVDVSKANKRINTAVTKLVTKGTLSQTKGTGASGSFKLAKEESKAAKPAKKVVKKKAPVKAKKPAAKKSAAAKKPAAKKPAAAAAKKSPKKAPAKKAAKKPAKSPKKAAAKKPKAAAVKKPKAAKKPVAKKPAAKKAKK, from the coding sequence ATGGCGGAGGAAGCTCCAGCAGCCGCTCCAGCAGCCGCGCCGGCTAAGGCTCCGGCCAAAGCCCCGAAGAAGAAGTCCGCTCCCCGGCCCAAGAAGGACGGACCCAGCCTCCCTAAACTCATCGTGGCCGCCGTGGCCGAGTCCAAGGAGCGCAAGGGGATGTCCCTGGCGGCCCTCAAGAAGGTGCTGGCCGGGAAAGGAGTGGACGTGAGCAAGGCCAACAAGCGCATCAACACCGCCGTCACCAAGCTGGTCACCAAGGGGACCCTGAGCCAGACTAAGGGCACCGGGGCCTCCGGCTCCTTCAAGCTCGCCAAGGAGGAGTCCAAAGCCGCTAAACCGGCCAAGAAGGTGGTGAAGAAGAAGGCTCCCGTCAAGGCCAAGAAGCCCGCCGCTAAGAAGAGCGCAGCGGCCAAGAAACCCGCCGCAAAGAAACCCGCCGCAGCAGCAGCCAAGAAGTCCCCGAAGAAGGCTCCGGCCAAGAAAGCGGCCAAGAAGCCCGCAAAGAGCCCCAAGAAGGCCGCGGCCAAGAAACCGAAGGCCGCCGCCGTCAAGAAGCCCAAGGCCGCTAAGAAGCCCGTAGCCAAAAAGCCCGCAGCGAAAAAGGCCAAGAAATAA
- the si:cabz01074944.1 gene encoding obscurin: MFSPRGLQSMMLLVLLGLGRHDVEASEGKQVIHKRVGDSVELSSNLPTEGVKRATWKYKNSIVADKDSGLFPTNPFQKRVKFNNTTLSLTIRDLTLQDSGEFSFTSTTDRQRPSVSITLLVHEPISTNSIVFSNVTEDGSNGVCTVFLECKANPHSDVTYSWTVGTQTRNGSRLQYSIKPQDGDTTFTCTASNVISEKLASTTLRCSNTGTNSTDDVEASEGKQVIHKRVGDSVELSSNLPTEGVKRATWNYKNSIVADKDKGLAQTNPFQDRVKFNNTTLSLTIRDLTLQDSGEFSFTSRTDRQRPSVSITLLVHEPISTNLIVFSNVTEDGSNEVCTVFLECKANPHNNVTYRWSVGTQTRNGSRLQYNITPQDGDTTFTCTASNVISEKLAFKTLKCSNTTGLSSTKGIPMIVWISVAAGGGLLIIIIIIVVSVCLCKRKWSGSDSNELTVYADISDFSSEVGSSDKPCSLYDTIDSRNSPDRQMPQTVYDKIQIQRMRKTSVSPYQEVS; the protein is encoded by the exons atgttttctCCCAGAGGCCTTCAGTCTATGATGCTCCTTGTTCTTCTTGGACTCGGCCGTCATG ATGTGGAGGCTTCAGAAGGAAAACAAGTTATTCATAAAAGAGTTGGAGACTCTGTGGAGCTTTCATCAAATTTACCAACTGAAGGAGTCAAAAGGGCaacatggaaatataaaaactcAATAGTAGCAGACAAAGATTCAGGTCTTTTTCCAACCAATCCATTTCAGAAGAGAGTGAAGTTCAATAACACAACCCTTAGTTTAACAATAAGAGACCTGACTCTTCAAGATTCTGGTGAATTCAGTTTTACCTCAACAACTGACAGACAAAGACCTTCAGTCTCCATCACTCTGCTAGTTCACG AGCCGATATCCACAAATTCAATTGTGTTTTCCAACGTCACTGAAGATGGATCAAATGGAGTTTGTACAGTTTTTCTGGAGTGCAAAGCAAATCCTCACAGTGACGTCACCTACAGCTGGACTGTGGGAACCCAAACCAGAAACGGCTCCAGACTGCAATACAGCATTAAACCACAAGATGGAGACACCACATTCACCTGCACTGCCTCCAATGTTATCAGTGAGAAGTTAGCATCCACAACACTGAGATGCAGCAACACAGGAACCAACTCTACTGACG atgtGGAGGCTTCAGAAGGAAAACAAGTTATTCATAAAAGAGTTGGAGACTCTGTGGAGCTTTCATCAAATTTACCAACTGAAGGAGTCAAAAGGGCAACATGGAACTATAAAAACTCAATAGTAGCAGACAAAGACAAAGGTCTTGCTCAAACCAATCCATTTCAGGACAGAGTGAAGTTCAATAACACAACCCTTAGTTTAACAATAAGAGACCTGACTCTTCAAGATTCTGGTGAATTCAGTTTTACCTCAAGAACTGACAGACAAAGACCTTCAGTCTCCATCACTCTGCTAGTTCACG AGCCGATATCCACAAATCTAATTGTGTTTTCCAACGTCACTGAAGATGGATCAAATGAAGTTTGTACAGTTTTTCTGGAGTGCAAAGCAAATCCTCACAACAACGTCACCTACAGATGGAGTGTGGGAACCCAAACCAGAAACGGCTCCAGACTGCAATACAATATTACACCACAAGATGGAGACACCACATTCACCTGCACTGCCTCCAATGTTATCAGTGAGAAGTTAGCattcaaaacactgaaatgtagCAACACCACAGGACTCAGTTCTACTAAAG GAATACCAATGATAGTCTGGATTAGcgttgcagcaggaggaggttTACTGATCATTATTATAATCATAGTGGTGAGCGTATGtctctgcaaaagaaaatggtCTG GCAGTGATTCAAATGAACTCACAGTGTATGCCGATATCTCCGATTTTTCATCTGAAGTT GGAAGCTCTGATAAACCCTGCTCTCTGTACGACACTATCGACAGCAGAAACAGTCCGGATCGGCAAATG
- the LOC122820671 gene encoding uncharacterized protein LOC122820671 has product MSGRGKGGKGLGKGGAKRHRKVLRDNIQGITKPAIRRLARRGGVKRISGLIYEETRGVLKVFLENVIRDAVTYTEHAKRKTVTAMDVVYALKRQGRTLYGFGGLVQRVSVSLLGLGGLLGLLGQQHRLDVGQHSTLGDGDSTQQLVELLVVADGQLQVTGDDAGLLVVAGRVPSQLQDLSGQILEHSGQVDGGSGTDPLSVVAFAQQPVDTAHRELESSSRGAGLGLCSGFSSGLSAATHFLVACFWKRDLRKCNKESLKAALYVRGEEQDDADQRSRIMARTKQTARKSTGGKAPRKQLATKAARKSAPATGGVKKPHRYRPGTVALREIRRYQKSTELLIRKLPFQRLVREIAQDFKTDLRFQSSAVMALQEASEAYLVGLFEDTNLCAIHAKRVTIMPKDIQLARRIRGERA; this is encoded by the exons ATGAGTGGAAGAGGAAAAGGAGGCAAAGGACTCGGTAAAGGAGGCGCTAAGCGTCACCGTAAAGTTCTCCGTGATAACATCCAGGGAATCACCAAGCCCGCTATCCGCCGTCTGGCTCGCCGCGGGGGAGTCAAGCGGATCTCCGGTCTCATCTACGAGGAGACCCGCGGTGTGCTCAAGGTCTTCCTGGAGAACGTCATCCGTGACGCCGTCACCTACACCGAGCACGCCAAGAGGAAGACCGTCACCGCCATGGACGTGGTGTACGCTCTCAAGAGGCAGGGCCGCACTCTGTACGGCTTCGGGG GTTTGGTTCAG cGGGTATCGGTGAGTTTACTTGGCCTTGGCGGCCTTCTCGGTCTTCTTGGGCAGCAGCACCGCCTGGATGTTGGGCAGCACTCCACCCTGGGCGATGGTGACTCCACCCAGCAGCTTGTTGAGCTCCTCGTCGTTGCGGACGGCCAGCTGCAGGTGACGGGGGATGATGCGGGTCTTCTTGTTGTCGCGGGCCGCGTTCCCAGCCAGCTCCAGGATCTCAGCGGTCAGATACTCGAGCACAGCGGCCAGGTAGACGGGGGCTCCGGCACCGACCCGCTCTCCGTAGTTGCCTTTGCGCAGCAGCCTGTGGACACGGCCCACCGGGAACTGGAGTCCAGCTCTAGAGGAGCGGGTCTTGGCCTTTGCTCGGGCTTTTCCTCCGGTCTTTCCGCGGCCACTCATTTTCTTGTTGCTTGTTTCTGGAAACGAGActtgagaaaatgtaacaagGAGTCGCTGAAAGCTGCTTTATATGTCCGCGGAGAGGAGCAGGACGATGCTG ATCAGAGAAGCAGAATCATGGCCAGAACCAAGCAGACCGCCCGTAAATCCACCGGAGGCAAAGCCCCCAGGAAGCAGCTGGCCACCAAGGCAGCCAGGAAGAGCGCTCCGGCTACCGGCGGCGTGAAGAAGCCTCACCGCTACAGGCCCGGTACCGTGGCTCTGAGAGAGATCCGTCGCTACCAGAAGTCGACGGAGCTGCTGATCCGCAAGCTGCCCTTCCAGCGTCTGGTCCGAGAGATCGCTCAGGACTTCAAGACCGACCTGCGCTTCCAGAGCTCCGCCGTCATGGCTCTGCAGGAGGCCAGCGAGGCCTACCTGGTGGGTCTGTTCGAGGACACCAACCTGTGCGCCATCCACGCCAAGAGGGTCACCATCATGCCCAAAGACATCCAGCTGGCCCGCCGCATCCGCGGAGAGAGAGCTTAG
- the LOC122819896 gene encoding histone H4, whose translation MSGRGKGGKGLGKGGAKRHRKVLRDNIQGITKPAIRRLARRGGVKRISGLIYEETRGVLKVFLENVIRDAVTYTEHAKRKTVTAMDVVYALKRQGRTLYGFGG comes from the coding sequence ATGAGTGGAAGAGGAAAAGGAGGCAAAGGACTCGGTAAAGGAGGCGCCAAGCGTCACCGTAAAGTTCTCCGTGATAACATCCAGGGAATCACCAAGCCCGCTATCCGCCGTCTGGCTCGCCGCGGGGGAGTCAAGCGGATCTCCGGTCTCATCTACGAGGAGACCCGCGGTGTGCTCAAGGTCTTCCTGGAGAACGTCATCCGTGACGCCGTCACCTACACCGAGCACGCCAAGAGGAAGACCGTCACCGCCATGGACGTGGTGTACGCTCTCAAGAGGCAGGGCCGCACTCTGTACGGCTTCGGAGGTTAA
- the LOC122819895 gene encoding histone H2B 1/2-like, which produces MPEPAKSAPKKGSKKAVTKTARRTRKESYAIYVYKVLKQVHPDTGISSKAMSIMNSFVNDIFERIASEASRLAHYNKRSTITSREIQTAVRLLLPGELAKHAVSEGTKAVTKYTSSK; this is translated from the coding sequence ATGCCCGAACCCGCCAAATCCGCGCCCAAGAAGGGCTCCAAGAAAGCGGTCACCAAGACCGCCAGAAGGACCAGGAAGGAGAGCTACGCCATCTACGTCTACAAGGTGCTCAAGCAGGTCCACCCCGACACCGGGATCTCCTCCAAGGCCATGAGCATCATGAACTCCTTCGTCAACGACATCTTTGAGCGCATCGCCTCCGAGGCTTCCCGTCTGGCTCACTACAACAAGCGCTCCACCATCACCTCCAGGGAGATCCAGACCGCCGTGCGCCTCCTGCTGCCCGGTGAGCTGGCCAAGCACGCCGTGTCTGAGGGAACCAAGGCGGTCACCAAGTACACCAGCTCAAAGTAA
- the LOC122819894 gene encoding histone H2B 1/2-like, giving the protein MPEPAKSAPKKGSKKAVTKTAGKGGKKKRRTRKESYAIYVYKVLKQVHPDTGISSKAMSIMNSFVNDIFERIASEASRLAHYNKRSTITSREIQTAVRLLLPGELAKHAVSEGTKAVTKYTSSK; this is encoded by the coding sequence ATGCCCGAACCCGCCAAGTCCGCGCCCAAGAAGGGCTCCAAGAAAGCGGTCACCAAGACCGCCGGCAAAGGAggcaagaagaagagaaggaccAGGAAGGAGAGCTACGCCATCTACGTCTACAAGGTGCTCAAGCAGGTCCACCCCGATACCGGGATCTCCTCCAAGGCCATGAGCATCATGAACTCCTTCGTCAACGACATCTTTGAGCGCATCGCCTCCGAGGCTTCCCGTCTGGCTCACTACAACAAGCGCTCCACCATCACCTCCAGGGAGATCCAGACCGCCGTGCGCCTCCTGCTGCCCGGTGAGCTGGCAAAGCACGCCGTGTCTGAGGGAACCAAGGCGGTCACCAAGTACACCAGCTCCAAGTAA
- the LOC122819893 gene encoding histone H2A-like — MSGRGKTGGKARAKAKTRSSRAGLQFPVGRVHRLLRKGNYGERVGAGAPVYLAAVLEYLTAEILELAGNAARDNKKTRIIPRHLQLAVRNDEELNKLLGGVTIAQGGVLPNIQAVLLPKKTEKAAKAK; from the coding sequence ATGAGTGGCCGCGGAAAGACCGGAGGAAAAGCCCGAGCAAAGGCCAAGACCCGCTCCTCTAGAGCTGGACTCCAGTTCCCGGTGGGCCGTGTCCACAGGCTGCTGCGCAAAGGCAACTACGGAGAGCGGGTCGGTGCCGGAGCCCCCGTCTACCTGGCCGCTGTGCTCGAGTATCTGACCGCTGAGATCCTGGAGCTGGCTGGGAACGCGGCCCGCGACAACAAGAAGACCCGCATCATCCCCCGTCACCTGCAGCTGGCCGTCCGCAACGACGAGGAGCTCAACAAGCTGCTGGGTGGAGTCACCATCGCCCAGGGTGGAGTGCTGCCCAACATCCAGGCGGTGCTGCTGCCCAAGAAGACCGAGAAGGCCGCCAAGGCCAAGTAA